The DNA region TTACCACAACTAGAATAAATAAAGACACTGGATATACGCTTATAATGTGGACACTGTGAATATCTATCGGACTTGTAAGGCACAGTAGAGCCCAATTAGCAAAGTATCTCATTACTGAATCCACAGCCAAATAACAATAGATGCCCATTAGGGGCTATCGTGTTGTTCTGCTGcggagtaaggttgccagaacTCAGCGAGGGCAGGGCATGTTGAAGAATCAGGGGTCCGTCTTGGGGCCCCTCCTGTGGAACCTCGGTTATGACTGGGTCCTCCGCGGGGCACAACTCCCTTACATGGTCACGCTGTGTTATGCGGATGACACACTGGTGGCTGTGCGAGGGCGGGAGTTGGAGGAGGTTCTCAGGAGGGCGGCGGTGGCGACGGAGCTCACCGTCCACCGCATCGGGCTCCTCGGGCTGCGGGTCGCCATCGCAAAGACCGAAGCCATGGTCCTGGGGGGCGTGAGGCGGTGGAGGCTACAGGCAAACACGGCGCTGAGGGTGGAGGGCCAGTCTGTCCAGGTCAAGGCCAACATAAAATACTTGGGCCTTGTCCTGGACAGAAAGTGGACTTTTGAGGAGCACTTCGCAAGACTCGCTCCTCGTCTCGTGGGTGCTGCCTCGGCGCTGGGCAATCTGCTGCCCAACTTGGGAGGGCCGAACGCCCCCTGCAGGCGGCTGTTCGCGGGGGTCGTCCGGAGTATGGCGCTCTACGGAGCGCCAATCTGGGCCGGAAGGCTGCGAGAACGCACCAAGGCGTTACTCCGTCGGCCCCAGAGGGTCGTGGCCCAAAGGGCAGTCAGGGCCTACCGCACCACTTCCCATGCCGCAACCTGCCTCCTCGCTGGCACGCCCCCATGGGAGCTGGACGCGGTGGTCCTAGCCGAAAGGTACCAGCGGAAGGTGGCAGCGAGGAGCCGGGGAGAGCCGCCGGACCCCGAGGAAGAGGAAAAAGCGGCGCGGGCAGCTGAGGAGCACCTGCGCCAACAATGGAGGGACGCCCTGGAGGATAGCCTCTATGGAACGCGAACCATAGGAGCCATCCTTCCTGTCTTGGAGGACTGGCTAGGAAGAAGGAGGGGGGTCCTCACGTACCGGTTGACTCAGGTGGTGACCGGGCACGGGTGCTTTGGACACTACCTGCACCGGATAGGGAGAGAGCCGAGCACCCAGTGCCTGGACTGCGGTGTGGAGGACGATACGGCCCAGCACACCCTTGAGGAGTGTAGTCGCTGGGCCGTGGAAAGGGCTGCGCTGGTCGCAGCCACAGGACTGGTGGACCTCTCGCTGCACAGCGTCATAGGGGCGATGCTGAGCAGCGAGAGAAGATGGGATGCGGTGGCCTCCTTCTGTGAAGACGTCATGTCACAGAAGGAGGCGGCGGAGAGAGAGCGCGAAGCTGCGGCTGACGCGCTGCCTCTCCGTCGAAGACGGCAGGGTCGAAGGCGACGAGCATTCTTGCGCCACGACCCTTAGTGGGGCTAGCGGGTACGGGACCCGCATTGCACTTTATTGAAACTTACATCACATgacaattatattataataaaataaaaattaaaattaaattaaactaaataaatctaaaattaaactaaagtaaatctaaaaacggcccctgtggcatagtaccgaagacgctggcagcatttcctcgctggattgtcaagctaatacgctgagcgaggaagctgccagctcttcggtcgccggtggcgtctcttagtctcttcgataagtccttgaagagactcagagcgccagggccccacggaccaagggtctcgacgccgaatggaataaaaatatattcggcgccgagaccgctgtattttcctacctttattttctcggccgcctctgctgctgccgctgccctcacagaggttcggtggagatgagacggggccagtgtgtcAACGCAAGTTGCGTCCCAAACCAGCACCCGTCCCATATTCCACGGAACCAACGACATCCCATCCGGTCTCTTACCGTCCGTCCTAGATATGCCGGTCGGCTCTAAAAGGGCCGGCACATTGACTGACGCAAGAGACCGGCGGATCACGTCGTTGAGGGCAGCATGCCTCGAGAAGCGGCCAGCGCTTCGTTGGCAGGAAAGGCCGTGGTGCCCAAGTCGGTCAACCTCATGGCCACAGGGGCAGCGATGGGGGCGCAGACCGGGACCCCAAGACGAAGAGAAACTGAAATACGGAGagtatcgggggttaaaaatgtgccCAAATTTGGGGAAGGGTGTGCATGGAGCCAGAACCCTGCTTCGCTGGTTCCAGCTGCTAGGAGTCTGGCTCGTCCCTCAGTGTCGGATTGGGCTAGGAGGGAACTAACGGTCAATTTGCATATAATGTCGTCCCAGCTCCTTTGAGAATTTGGATATTCGGGAAAATTTTGACCGGGGCAAGCAATTGACCAAGCATTTTTGGCGTCAGCCAAGCCCGCAGCCTCACAGTTTGTTCGTAGGATTTTTCCTATGAGACTGGACGAGCTATGAGCTGACGACAAAAAAGCTGGTAATGCCACACTGGAAATTTTGCGGATCCCTAACCCACCGTGCCGGATGGGAAGGGATCCCTGGGTCCAAGACTGCTCGCTGAGTTTTATATTTAGGACGGAttctaggttaattttaattataatatctatTTGTGAAAGAAGATTTTGATTTTTCCAAAGAGTGCAGCAGCGAAGCACATAAGTTAATTTCGGGACGAATAGGCAAAACTTTATAACAGTCAAAGCGTAGTGAGGGCTAATTTGGAGCAAACGATGAGAGTGTTCTTCGAATTTGGAAACGCAATTTTGAACATAACTAGGAAAATTTTCTTCGAAGATGGGGGATCCTAGGAGGCAAAGGTTACTCTTGTCGAGTAACTTTATATTAGGCGCGAGAGAGTTGAATTTTTGAACAACGTCATCTTTGTTAATACAGGAATTTTGAATGAATAATTCACACTTATCAAAATTTAGTTGTAGGCCAATGGAGTTAAATCTTTGGATGATCACTGTAAGATCGGCTAGTACAGTGTCGGCGTCGCCTCCTAGGGTCCCGTCATCCAAGTAccaaacattaaatttagattTCAAATTTTGGATGATAGGATTTATTGCCAAACTAAAAATTGCTGGCCCCAGGGGATCTCCTTGTTGGCAGCCTACTTCTGACGATAATTCGTTTTTTCGGTACATTAATTTCGTTGGATCTGCGTAACAGTGGAGAAGATAGTTATAAATTTCGGGAATGTTAGATTTTGCTTCTGCCAACAAGGTATCTCTGTCCAAAGAATTGAATGCGTTTTTGACATCAATTTTGAGCAAAACTTCGCATTGGTCGTCGCTAAGGAATGTGCGGAGGGCGTGCACGGCGGCTTCGCAACCTCCTTTGATTCCAAAGCCTAATTGAGTCGGTTCGAAAGACTTTTGCAATTTTGGAAAGATATGTCTAACGGCAATTTTGGATGCTAAACGGCGAAGTGTTGCACCAACAGCAATTGGCCTCACCCCTCCATCCTTTTTAGTTAAAGCTATTAAATTTGCTCCATATAAAATGGGTACAATTTCCGAGTTAATATTTCCTGTGAacattttgtttattaatttcGTGATGTTATTGGTTAATTGTTCGCCGACGTCCCCTAAGGACGGGCATGTCAAATCCTTTAGATGTTGTGGGCTGAGGCCATCGAGTCCTGCCGCAGACCCGGTTTTAAAAGAGCAAATGGCATTGAATACTTCAATGTTTTTCGTCTCAAGCAGGACTCCGTTGCTGTTGGAGGGTCGAAAAAGTAGGGGGTCGCGGGAGCTGGGGGATGTTTAGTTTGTAGGGCCAAAAAGGTATCTGGGTTATCTGGAGACAGCACGTCGCTAGAAAAAAGAAGGCGAGCGGCGCCTTTCAGGTCTCCCTCTGTGATTTTATTTTCAATGGATTTGATTTCGTTGTAGTTTTTAGGAAGATGTCCAGGTGTGGTTGAGGTTGAAGGAAGTAAAAAGTTATTgcaattatttttaatcttttGAGTTAGAGATATGTTTTCGTTGTTTATTTTTGCATGTAATATTACGTAAGGAAACAGAAGGAGATTGTGCCAATCCTCAGTAGTGTTAGCATCACAACACTTTTTTATGAGGTGGCTAAGATGGGTTGCTACCGAGATTCGGGCACCGCGCGGGATACGTTTTATTACTGGGACGTTTTGTTTAAGATTACTGAGGCGGATATGGAACGGATGATGATGAACAGGTGGTGTATTGGCTAGGATAAGCGGAGAATCATTCTGGCTGAGAGCATTACGATGGATTTTGGTTTTATGGATATTTAAGCCACGGCTAGTTTCGAAGGTTTTTGAACACAACGGACAAGGATGGATAGTGGAAGACGTGCTATCACCAGATTGGGTCGCGGCCTGCATGAGAATTTAAAAACTAAGTACATTAGAAATACaactatgtaaaaatataactatgactaaaaataaatacctattaacACTGAAAAAACCACAAAAcacaatattatatataaaaaacaaaCGTCTGTCACTATTTTGGTAGGCACAGCTGTCACGGCTGGCAGTAGGACTGCGGTGCGCCGTCGCAGGCCGCGGCGGATGCTAGGCCTTTGGCCGCCCGCGGTTCAGTGCTGGTCGGGGCCAGTCGGGGCAGTCTACATTTTTAAGgagatcataattattttacttgaaatgcAGAAACATCAGTGATTTGACAGCGGAATATGTCAATCTCAAGAAACTGAGGAATTGGTAGGTATATCTTGTTTGCGACGGCAGAAAATTCTGCGATCATATATTATCGTGAAAAACGTGCTGATTTGTTAAAAATTGGTTACTTTTTCGCCATGTTggtcaaaaatatgtatttttataaattaaataaaatcagCGACATTCGTTGTAAACctgtcagttttttttttatatcttcgTCACGTCTCCCCCCTCCCTTTACCCACCCCCTCCCCTTATCTCGAGCCCGCGGGGATGAATGAATAACGTAGCATTTAATTTAATGCCTGCCGTGACAATGGCTATTGggaattacatttattttaaaacgtGGTGATTATTGAAACCTCTGATGACGATTAAATTTAATCTGTTGTGTAAGAGTTACACAAATCATAAATATATagccatcatcatcataattcaGCCACAGTTCTTTGTTGTTGCATGTATTGTGTCCTTAAAAGAAGTACCTAATTATAGTTCTTTTGTGTTTGTAattttgcaccgcctacaacttctcttctttgcctaaaggttgactggtagagaatgccttatggcattaagtttGCCTATTGTACAATGTGTTTCTGTGTTCaattaaagattaaataaataaagttacacTCTCATTTTGACCTCCTTATTCATTAATAAACGTTCAATAAAAGTTATCAAGCCAGCTCGCAGCTTTCGGGGTTCAATTTTTGCaagttaagaggccttattcctaaagacgagcgttttttgcaaaatagaacctttttcattcaaaattataaagaaactataaatgattattaaaaaaatgataatgttcctaaaagtacatatcttaagctagaaagtcaattggtactactttaaaatatgtctttttatacttccgaaaaatcagttttttcggaagacgttttcaattttcatagtgggatagctcgtttagaatcgtgattgtgctgttaaaaatgttatttggggtaataaatgatcacaatcctatttgttatatcctgtacgagttagctaatactttgacattttaagatttacttgaaatggtggataaataaccttccgtatcctccccattttttcgataaaaagaggtttacattatgtatttttcctgcgattcctgcattttttgtaactcttaaataatattatcctaaactagaacttcttattgacctataaaaaaaaaatcatacatataagacatacctttctgtcgatagatatgtttttaaaacacctaaaattcgaataaaagacactgtgctaacgcgagcccgctcagtctgcgccgagcgctcgaagacaacggacctgcgtttgatcgtccggcgcacctagctttcgtaagcagcgcgatagttccgagaagtgccgtaaactgcgactaaacaaatcttgatcctttttacaccttatgcaattttagcattcgacatgcttttcatatgattttggattttaagttatacgtgaagtttgttgagagtttgaattattattatattttgggaccaggatgaggttctggttctcatgatgatggagtcaggcaggagatgttcaacagaactgctattctacttatcataactccaccatgtttgggctcattagatttgggccgacgagcaccatcgaactagatgaggtccaaggtctcatgatggagtcaggaggtggtcaacagaactgctattctcctcatcataaccccatcatgtttaggctcattagatttgggccgacgagcaccatcgaactagatgaggtccaaggtctcatgatggagtcaggaggtggtcaacagaactgctattctcctcatcataaccacatcatgtttgggctcattagatttgggccgacgagcaccatcgatctagacgaagtccaaggtctcatgatggagtcaggaggtggtcaacagaactgctattctcctcatcataaccccatcatgtttgggctcattagatttgggccgacgagcaccatcgaactatatgaggtccaaggtctcatgatggagtcaggaggtggtcaacagaactgctattctcctcatcataaccccatcatgtttgggctcattagatttgggctgacgagcaccatcgatctagacgaagtccaaggtctcatgatggagtcaggaggtggtcaacagaactgctattctattcataagactgcttgcacttacattgacattatactttacataatgctattaaacctaatgaagcgttgttttattacctaaatctcaaaaccctctaaataaaatatgtatagtaaggAAGGAGCAAAAATTtaaccgcaggctttccaaaccgacgatgtttgatcagctacttttagaacgaacatgtacataatttgattttcaccctttcaaatgtttctattaagacgcaatgttttgcacaggtcacgtcatgcacagttaaactgtggaatgaattgttgccagcggtatttccggaccgatgcgaccttcaaaccttcaagaaaagaacgtacatccatcttaaaggtcggcaacgcaccaacacttctggtgcttcgggtgtccatagccggcagtgatcgcttaccatcaggcaacttgtctgctcgtttgcctcctatcccataaaaaaaacgtttaataatttttaagaaaaaaaaaccgccgccttttgggttctgatgaaagctacttgcgaatgttggattatgtacaaatacatacatacaatcacgcctgtatcccataaaggggtaggcagagcacatgtagaaatgtgtaggtattttttaaaactgcttttaatgctttaattattaaattttttaaatcggtccagtaacgacggagatatcgaggaacaaacaaaaaaaaacagacgaattgagaaccgtccttccttgagagatttgaggcgatggttaaaaagtgacacaacatcatgagcagttccactgcaccaaatgtcactattctggacgtaagtgcatgctgttcttataaaaatatgaaagtcactataactgtgccgtttagatttagggagttccggtctgaccatcatcaacagttccactgcaccaaatgtcattgttccgtacgtaaatgcatgctattcatataaaaacacaaaaatcgctatatgtatgcctttcagacttgaggagttccctggatttctccaggatcccatcatcagaactgggttctgataaaaatgggaccaatcagtatgcatatacattcaataaaaaacagaaatcactattatactattctctaatttcaagttcctaactaaaattttcctaataaaaaaaaacaaattgatcccgatacaaactttcaccccctttttccctctactaggggtgtaaattttcataatcgattcttatctcttcgaaattttgttaatgcaatctatacaaatttcgactttctagctttcgtagtttcggctcagcggtgttggttgttgaatcaatcaattaggaaacctgtatttatatatgtatatgtagactactatacttttactacattcatacaccttatttactactaccataccatgaacaggaaattccccgtataaaattgaaaattatgttattaccaatttaattcaaaactatcaagattatttgtgtcggcgttgaaacgcgcgttgagttgcaggtgctcgcgtaccgagcgccaacgccatctatcgatggccgtttcgtgaaattgatgagcgctctaaggaataaggagtcttgtaaacagaaacataaaaaatacctcgttacgtgatattcaattgcaaccaCACAAAAATTGTGAACCCTCAGGCGCCTGAGACGTAATATATTTccaatcacaggcaagtaacaacttcagtacaaaatctgacacgctcggacCCTATACAAatgatgaacttgtttcttttaTCTAAATatcaaccttcaaatcaagggtgaacatgcatcttctgggcgagctcactccatcgtaggccacgtctttgcctttcgctagtctgtggtcaagagtaagcccatttataataaaataaaagttacgTGGTTATAAtacgtttttattatttagatcatatttataatagtattttataccatcgtgatataatacaaagcttttcagtcgagtaccatgtttaggccacgaagcttgctgagtggcctaatagtacggtacgagactgaaaagcttaattatatcactattgtatataatactttttctacgagtcatcatctttaTCATCAATGGaaacggaaatatcatcattcatgcaagttaaaattaatgttaatagcgtcgttcaccgttgtatcaacatcgaattacctagcaaccaattgtttgtaataaccgtctctgattggccgataacgcaacagataaaaaaaatgtgtttcagatgcagaaaaatttgccaggtatcgcaaattagtatagaaattgtatgaagttctattttagtttagtctgtggtgtcctaattgacagattacagtcgacgagtagaaaaaaatatattaactaCAGGAACTGCTCTATGTTTGTTTACCAGGAAGTCGTGAGTTTAGAGTATATTTCTAAAATGGAGCTCCTTTGTGTCGGAGTATATTAACGTTGCCGAAACCCTCGTCGACGTTATTTTTGTGACAACTCGAAAGTGGGCTCATGTACTGAATGAGGAGAAATTGTTTTTGTATCTAGTATAGAAGTGCCCGCTATAGAGCTAGGAATATCGACGAAAGCGTTGCTTTAATCGATCTGCCGTGTTGTTTATCAGGCACATCGTGATATGCCTGGGCATCTTTTAGGCATTTCATGATATGGCGTcgtttcacgatatgcctaggaatctcgtgaTCTGGCGGATTTTACGATCGGCCGCCGACATATACAATATTatttgtagggttccgtaggtaTCTAAAAAGACAAAATTGAACCCCTATgatcaatgaggaggcacactaaCATTTTAGCCCGCCAGGCGGcacctgtgcaagtgtctaggcatgtcactgtcattcatatgtgaaagAGAGACAAAAATTAAGATAGAAATTAGTAAACACATGTAGGTAAGTCAAGTTTGTGACCTAAAACGGGATTTTTAACAagaaagtactttaaaaaaagaACTTTTCGGTGAACATTACGAAAGCTAATTATTTTGATTATAATGATTATTTAACATGTCTTTTAAGAAACAGAATTTTTTAACATGTGATATTGTTGAAAATCGTAAACTGTTTCCAAAAATGTGTCTTCAAAAACCAATAAACTTCTAGGCGTAATTAAATATTTGCAAATGAGGTTCAAAACAGTCTGTCACCCGCATACCTTTATCCTAAAGTGGAGACAAAGCTTTTTGTTTGTCACTTTTCCGATAATTTGCTAAGTTACGCTATATTGAATAttttctgtaaaattaaaattttgaaaaaacccccgaacgcgacctagtggaccgattttcatgaaacatggctaagaacactcccgactaacacagctttcaaataaaaaaaactaaatcgaaatcggttcatccgttcaggagctacgataccacagacagacacacacacagacagacaaacagacagacagacagacagacggacagacagacagacacgtcaaacttataacaccccgtcgttttccgtcgg from Leguminivora glycinivorella isolate SPB_JAAS2020 chromosome 14, LegGlyc_1.1, whole genome shotgun sequence includes:
- the LOC125233574 gene encoding uncharacterized protein LOC125233574 → MVTLCYADDTLVAVRGRELEEVLRRAAVATELTVHRIGLLGLRVAIAKTEAMVLGGVRRWRLQANTALRVEGQSVQVKANIKYLGLVLDRKWTFEEHFARLAPRLVGAASALGNLLPNLGGPNAPCRRLFAGVVRSMALYGAPIWAGRLRERTKALLRRPQRVVAQRAVRAYRTTSHADWLGRRRGVLTYRLTQVVTGHGCFGHYLHRIGREPSTQCLDCGVEDDTAQHTLEECSRWAVERAALVAATGLVDLSLHSVIGAMLSSERRWDAVASFCEDVMSQKEAAEREREAAADALPLRRRRQGRRRRAFLRHDP